Proteins encoded in a region of the Streptomyces sp. NBC_00513 genome:
- a CDS encoding HSP90 family protein — translation MTSESTSQAASDAASDAPSQAASDAPSDIATEAPTGPAVNSFQVDLRGLVDLLSHHLYSSPRVYVRELLQNAVDAITARHAHEPEAQVRIRLTASAGRVTIEDSGIGLTAAEAHSLLATIGRSSKRGNGGIEEQGLEDTRRQFLGQFGIGLLACFVVARQIRVVTRSARDPLAAPVEWLATDDGSYTVRELPHEARPEPGTTVHLETRPGAEEWTEPARVERLARDYGSLLHHDITFDDGEGDEPRPITDRPAVWDRSFPTPAARRVALAGHCAQLFGFTPLDSIDLDLPVAGVRGVAYVLAEPTSPAHRAGHRVHLKGMLLTDQADNLLPEWAFFVRVVLDTDTLRPTASRENLYDDETLAAVREALGARIRAWLAELAASDPERLASFLAVHHLGVKSLARHDAELLGLMLPWLPFETSEGSMSLEEFAAAHTDIHFTRTVEEFRQIAPIAAAHGLGVINAGYTYDADLLALLPAVRPELKVTELDAGAVTERLDPVPTTVELALASFLSTARTRLEPQSCDVVLRAFQPVSVPALYLDDRQARQERDRTAALDSADSLWTGILGALRGSAPRARLVLNHNNPLIRRIANLPDTTLTATAVESLYGQALLMSQRPLRPADSTLLNRAFLGLLEWATHSTDTRENEK, via the coding sequence ATGACGTCCGAATCCACATCCCAAGCCGCATCCGACGCCGCGTCCGACGCCCCGTCCCAAGCCGCGTCCGACGCCCCGAGCGACATCGCGACCGAAGCCCCGACCGGACCCGCGGTCAACAGCTTCCAGGTCGACCTGCGCGGCCTGGTGGACCTGCTCTCCCACCACCTGTACTCCAGCCCGCGCGTCTACGTCCGCGAGCTGCTCCAGAACGCCGTCGACGCCATCACCGCCCGCCACGCGCACGAGCCCGAGGCACAGGTCCGCATTCGTCTCACCGCCTCCGCCGGCCGTGTCACCATCGAGGACTCCGGCATCGGCCTGACCGCGGCCGAGGCCCACTCCCTCCTCGCCACCATCGGCCGCAGCTCCAAGCGCGGCAACGGCGGCATCGAGGAACAGGGCCTGGAGGACACCCGCCGGCAGTTCCTGGGCCAGTTCGGCATCGGACTGCTCGCCTGCTTCGTCGTCGCGCGTCAGATCCGCGTCGTCACCCGGTCCGCACGCGACCCCCTCGCGGCACCCGTGGAATGGCTGGCCACGGACGACGGTTCCTACACCGTCCGCGAGCTTCCCCACGAAGCACGCCCGGAACCCGGTACGACCGTCCACCTGGAGACCCGCCCTGGTGCCGAGGAATGGACCGAGCCCGCCAGGGTCGAACGGCTCGCGCGCGACTACGGCTCACTGCTCCACCACGACATCACCTTCGACGACGGCGAAGGCGACGAGCCCCGCCCGATCACCGATCGGCCCGCGGTGTGGGACCGCTCCTTCCCCACCCCGGCCGCCCGTCGCGTCGCGCTCGCCGGACACTGCGCGCAGCTCTTCGGTTTCACCCCGCTCGACAGCATCGACCTCGACCTGCCCGTCGCCGGCGTGCGCGGAGTCGCCTACGTCCTCGCCGAACCCACCAGCCCCGCCCACCGGGCCGGACACCGGGTCCACCTCAAGGGCATGCTGCTGACCGACCAGGCCGACAACCTGCTGCCGGAGTGGGCCTTCTTCGTCCGCGTCGTGCTCGACACCGACACCCTGCGGCCCACCGCCTCCCGCGAGAACCTGTACGACGACGAGACCCTCGCCGCGGTCCGCGAGGCCCTCGGTGCCCGGATCCGTGCCTGGCTCGCAGAACTCGCCGCGAGCGACCCGGAACGACTGGCTTCCTTCCTCGCCGTCCACCACCTCGGCGTGAAGTCCCTGGCCCGGCACGACGCCGAACTCCTCGGCCTGATGCTGCCCTGGTTGCCGTTCGAGACCAGCGAGGGGTCGATGAGCCTGGAGGAGTTCGCTGCCGCGCACACCGACATCCACTTCACGCGCACCGTCGAGGAGTTCCGCCAGATCGCCCCGATCGCCGCGGCACACGGCCTCGGCGTCATCAACGCCGGCTACACCTACGACGCCGACCTGCTGGCCCTCCTTCCCGCCGTACGACCCGAGCTCAAGGTCACCGAGCTGGACGCCGGCGCCGTCACCGAGCGGCTCGACCCGGTCCCGACCACCGTCGAACTGGCCCTCGCCTCCTTCCTGTCCACCGCCCGCACCCGGCTCGAACCCCAGAGCTGTGACGTGGTGCTGCGCGCCTTCCAGCCCGTGTCCGTCCCCGCGCTCTACCTCGACGACCGGCAGGCCCGCCAGGAACGCGACCGGACCGCGGCCCTCGACAGCGCCGATTCCCTGTGGACCGGCATCCTCGGCGCCCTGCGGGGTTCCGCGCCGCGCGCCCGCCTGGTCCTCAACCACAACAACCCGCTGATCCGCCGCATCGCGAACCTCCCCGACACGACCCTGACCGCGACCGCCGTCGAATCCCTTTACGGGCAGGCACTGTTGATGTCCCAGCGACCGCTGCGCCCCGCCGACTCCACCCTGCTCAACCGCGCCTTCCTGGGCCTCCTGGAATGGGCGACCCACTCCACCGACACACGGGAGAACGAGAAGTGA
- a CDS encoding RNA 2'-phosphotransferase — protein MDDRRTVKVSKYVSKHLRHQPERIGLALDPHGWVEIDDLLNAAAGHGFPITRTELDHVVAANDKQRFAIDGTRIRANQGHTVAVDLDLPEAEPPAYLYHGTVAATLAAIRAEGLRPMARHHVHLSPDRETATRVGARRGRPVVLSVDAGVMRAAGHVFRISANGVWLVDAVPPEFLRFQ, from the coding sequence ATGGATGACAGACGCACCGTGAAGGTGTCCAAATACGTCTCGAAACACCTGCGACATCAGCCGGAACGGATCGGACTGGCGCTCGACCCACACGGGTGGGTCGAGATCGACGACCTCCTGAACGCGGCGGCCGGCCACGGATTCCCCATCACCCGGACGGAACTCGACCACGTCGTCGCGGCCAACGACAAACAGCGCTTCGCCATCGACGGCACCCGCATCAGGGCGAACCAGGGACACACGGTCGCCGTGGACCTTGACCTCCCCGAGGCCGAACCGCCCGCGTACCTCTACCACGGCACCGTCGCCGCGACCCTGGCCGCCATCCGCGCCGAGGGCCTGCGCCCGATGGCCCGTCACCACGTCCACCTGTCCCCGGACCGGGAGACCGCGACCCGGGTGGGCGCGCGACGCGGCCGACCGGTCGTACTCAGCGTGGACGCAGGCGTGATGCGGGCGGCCGGACACGTGTTCCGGATCAGCGCCAACGGCGTGTGGTTGGTGGACGCCGTACCGCCGGAGTTCCTGCGCTTCCAGTGA
- a CDS encoding MerR family transcriptional regulator, translated as MSDQAVAEYRIEDLAHHSGATVRTIRAYQDRGLLPKPERRGRSNVYRDTHLARLRQIADLLDRGYTLASIKELLEAWDAGRGLGGVLGLVAEVHGPWTDEEADRISRSELNERFGGRPDDDAVGEACELGVLERIPGRPDEFLVPSPQELAVASELYAAGVPLVAITGHLRELRGQVEHIASRFLEFTTEHVFARYLGHVPPTDTDASEAAAMVRRLRPLAQQTVDAELARAMRLLATRHLQQHLGAAGAEQPSGPTPVALPAATVRAVQELVGPDHVAEFVRAATEREIQARTMNELVGRGGR; from the coding sequence TTGTCCGATCAGGCGGTAGCCGAGTACCGGATCGAGGATCTGGCGCACCACAGCGGCGCGACGGTGCGCACGATCAGGGCGTACCAGGACCGCGGTCTGCTGCCGAAGCCGGAGCGACGAGGCCGTTCGAACGTCTACCGGGACACGCACCTGGCGCGGCTGCGCCAGATCGCGGACCTGCTGGACCGCGGATACACCCTGGCCTCCATCAAGGAGCTGCTGGAGGCGTGGGACGCGGGGCGCGGGCTGGGCGGCGTCCTGGGCCTGGTGGCCGAGGTGCACGGGCCGTGGACCGACGAGGAGGCTGACCGGATCAGCCGGTCCGAACTCAACGAGCGGTTCGGCGGGCGGCCCGACGACGACGCGGTGGGCGAGGCGTGCGAGCTCGGGGTGCTGGAACGCATCCCGGGCCGCCCGGACGAGTTCCTGGTGCCGTCCCCACAGGAACTGGCGGTGGCCTCGGAGCTGTACGCGGCGGGGGTGCCGCTCGTGGCGATCACCGGCCATCTGCGGGAGTTGCGCGGGCAGGTCGAGCACATCGCGTCGCGCTTCCTGGAGTTCACCACCGAGCACGTCTTCGCCCGCTATCTGGGGCACGTCCCGCCCACGGACACGGACGCGTCGGAAGCGGCGGCGATGGTCCGCAGACTGCGGCCGCTGGCCCAACAGACGGTGGACGCGGAGTTGGCACGCGCCATGAGGCTGCTGGCCACCCGCCACCTCCAGCAGCACCTGGGCGCGGCCGGGGCCGAGCAGCCTTCGGGGCCCACCCCGGTGGCGTTGCCGGCCGCGACGGTACGGGCGGTGCAGGAGCTGGTGGGCCCCGACCATGTGGCGGAGTTCGTCCGGGCGGCGACGGAACGGGAGATCCAGGCCCGGACCATGAACGAACTGGTCGGCAGGGGCGGCCGGTAG
- a CDS encoding SDR family oxidoreductase produces the protein MSGIGGTGLEGARERRVSTGGIELCVVELGEVDRPTVVLVHGYPDSKEVWSEVARRLAEHFHVVLYDVRGHGRSSAPVPLRGGFTLEKLTDDFLAVADAVSPDRPVHLVGHDWGSVQGWEFATVSRTEGRIASFTSMSGPSLDHFGHWIKKRMARPTPRRAAQLLNQGAKSWYVAMLHTPVLPELAWRGPLGKQWPRILQRMEKVPAGDYPTASLPSDAAHGAWLYRDNVRSRMRRPRADAYAHVPVQLITPTGDAFLSERLYDELELWAPDLVRRTLPAKHWVPRTRPDQLASWITEFVNAREEPATRAPEHKAPGRYADRFGGQLVLVTGAASGIGRATAFAFAEAGARVVCVDRDAEGAARTADMARLVGAPQAWGECVDVSDEQAMEKLAEKVAAEYGIVDVLVNNAGIGLSGSFLDTSAEDWKKVLDVNLWGVIHGCRIFGKQMADRDQGGHIVNTASAAAYLPSKTLPAYSTSKAAVLMLSECLRAELASKSIGVSAICPGIVNTNITATSRFAGVDEAEEKRRQERSSRLYGLRNFPPEKVADAILLAVVKNQAVVPVTPESKGALLLSRLAPGALRRIAKLEPRL, from the coding sequence ATGAGCGGCATCGGCGGAACGGGTCTGGAAGGCGCGCGCGAGCGCCGGGTGAGCACCGGCGGTATCGAACTGTGCGTCGTCGAGCTGGGGGAGGTGGACCGGCCGACCGTCGTGCTGGTGCACGGCTACCCGGACAGCAAGGAAGTCTGGTCGGAGGTCGCCCGGCGGCTGGCCGAGCACTTCCACGTGGTGCTGTACGACGTACGGGGCCACGGCCGCTCGTCGGCCCCCGTCCCCCTGCGCGGCGGCTTCACCCTGGAGAAGCTGACGGACGACTTCCTGGCCGTCGCCGACGCGGTGAGCCCGGACCGGCCGGTGCACCTGGTCGGCCACGACTGGGGCTCCGTACAGGGCTGGGAGTTCGCGACGGTCTCCCGCACCGAGGGCAGGATCGCCTCGTTCACCTCCATGTCGGGGCCCTCCCTCGACCACTTCGGGCACTGGATCAAGAAGCGGATGGCCCGGCCCACCCCTCGCCGGGCCGCCCAACTGCTCAACCAGGGCGCGAAGTCCTGGTACGTGGCCATGCTGCACACTCCGGTGCTGCCCGAGCTGGCCTGGCGCGGACCGCTCGGCAAGCAGTGGCCCCGGATCCTCCAGCGCATGGAGAAGGTCCCGGCCGGCGACTACCCGACGGCGTCCCTGCCCTCGGACGCCGCGCACGGGGCCTGGCTCTACCGCGACAACGTGCGATCCCGGATGCGCAGGCCGCGCGCCGACGCGTACGCGCACGTACCCGTGCAGCTGATCACGCCCACCGGGGACGCGTTCCTGTCCGAGCGGCTCTACGACGAACTCGAACTGTGGGCCCCGGACCTGGTGCGGCGCACCCTGCCCGCGAAGCACTGGGTGCCGCGCACCCGACCGGATCAACTGGCCTCCTGGATCACCGAGTTCGTCAACGCTCGGGAGGAACCGGCGACGCGCGCCCCGGAGCACAAGGCCCCCGGCCGGTACGCCGACCGGTTCGGCGGCCAACTGGTCCTGGTCACCGGCGCAGCCAGCGGCATCGGACGGGCCACCGCCTTCGCCTTCGCCGAGGCCGGAGCCCGAGTCGTGTGCGTGGACCGGGACGCGGAGGGTGCGGCGCGCACCGCCGACATGGCCCGTCTGGTGGGAGCCCCCCAGGCCTGGGGCGAATGCGTGGACGTCAGCGACGAGCAGGCGATGGAGAAGCTCGCGGAGAAGGTCGCCGCCGAGTACGGAATCGTGGACGTCCTGGTCAACAACGCCGGGATCGGGCTCTCCGGATCCTTCCTCGACACCAGCGCCGAGGACTGGAAGAAGGTCCTCGACGTCAACCTGTGGGGTGTCATCCACGGCTGCCGCATCTTCGGCAAGCAGATGGCCGACCGCGATCAGGGCGGTCACATCGTCAACACCGCCTCGGCCGCCGCCTATCTGCCCTCCAAGACCCTGCCCGCGTACAGCACCTCCAAGGCCGCGGTGTTGATGCTGTCGGAGTGCCTGCGCGCGGAACTCGCCTCGAAGTCGATCGGTGTCTCGGCGATCTGTCCCGGCATCGTCAACACCAACATCACCGCCACCTCGCGCTTCGCCGGCGTGGACGAGGCCGAGGAGAAGCGCCGGCAGGAGCGCTCCTCGCGCTTGTACGGCCTGCGCAACTTCCCGCCGGAGAAGGTCGCGGACGCGATCTTGCTGGCCGTCGTGAAGAACCAGGCCGTGGTGCCGGTGACACCCGAGTCCAAGGGCGCCCTGTTGTTGTCCCGCCTCGCGCCGGGCGCCCTGCGACGGATCGCGAAACTGGAGCCCCGGCTGTGA
- a CDS encoding M24 family metallopeptidase: MAGETKQRTTRRSAFTGATGTAGVAGLGAELRGFREVQRLAYECAEAVAAQLRPGVTEREAARMQREWLRERGVRDWFHLPFAWFGDRTAFANFKIPLQFFPTNRRLEPGMPFILDMAPVHKGYAADVGYSGSLGLHPVQDRLMADLRPHRELILSQVRERRSLREIYENVERLMTRQGYANRHRAYPFGVIAHKLDRVRERRWSPTAFGFGTQSLKGLASDALHGHREGWSPLWSPYHFSDHVPRPGLWAVEPHLGFRGTGAKFEEILVVTDSRDPEESAFWLDDDLPHVRRWAEEKAA, translated from the coding sequence ATGGCTGGGGAAACCAAGCAACGCACGACGCGACGCTCAGCGTTCACCGGAGCGACCGGGACCGCGGGAGTCGCCGGGCTCGGCGCCGAACTGCGCGGATTCAGAGAGGTCCAACGCCTCGCCTACGAGTGCGCCGAGGCCGTGGCGGCGCAGCTCCGCCCGGGCGTGACCGAACGCGAGGCGGCGCGGATGCAGCGCGAGTGGCTGCGCGAGCGCGGTGTGCGGGACTGGTTCCACCTGCCGTTCGCGTGGTTCGGAGACCGCACCGCCTTCGCGAACTTCAAGATCCCCCTGCAGTTCTTCCCGACGAACCGGAGGTTGGAGCCGGGGATGCCCTTCATCCTCGACATGGCCCCGGTCCACAAGGGCTACGCCGCGGACGTCGGATACTCGGGGAGCCTTGGTCTGCATCCCGTCCAGGACCGCTTGATGGCGGACCTGCGACCGCACCGCGAGCTGATCTTGAGCCAGGTCCGCGAGCGCCGCTCCCTGCGCGAGATATACGAGAACGTCGAACGGCTCATGACCCGGCAGGGCTACGCCAACCGGCACCGGGCCTATCCCTTCGGCGTGATCGCCCACAAGCTGGACCGGGTCAGGGAGCGGCGCTGGTCACCGACCGCGTTCGGGTTCGGCACCCAGTCCCTCAAGGGCCTGGCGAGCGACGCCCTGCACGGGCACCGCGAGGGTTGGTCACCGCTGTGGAGCCCCTACCACTTCTCCGATCACGTGCCGCGGCCCGGCCTGTGGGCGGTGGAGCCGCATCTGGGCTTTCGTGGGACCGGCGCGAAGTTCGAGGAGATCCTGGTCGTCACCGACTCCCGGGACCCCGAGGAGAGCGCCTTCTGGTTGGACGACGATCTGCCGCACGTGCGGCGCTGGGCTGAGGAGAAGGCGGCATGA
- a CDS encoding ABC transporter ATP-binding protein → MTVIATESLSKRYPRVTALDRLSLDIGPGVTGLVGANGAGKSTLIKILLGLSPATEGRAAVLGLDVSTHGSAIRERVGYMPEHDCLPPDVSATEFVVHMARMSGLPPTAARERTADTLRHVGLYEERYRPIGGYSTGMKQRVKLAQALVHDPQLVLLDEPTNGLDPVGRDEMLGLIRRIHTDFGISVLVTSHLLGELERTCDHVVVVDGGKLLRSSSTSDFMQSTTTLAVEVTDSDTHPDGTAALRKALTAAGIILQVGEEQGLPGAGHVLLVEATGEETYDTVRDTVADLGIGLVRMEQRRHHIAEVFRDNDPSAPPAPQVRPTQQKGAGSDGA, encoded by the coding sequence GTGACTGTCATCGCGACCGAAAGCCTGAGCAAGCGGTACCCCCGAGTGACCGCCCTCGACCGGCTCTCCCTGGACATCGGGCCCGGCGTTACCGGGCTCGTGGGTGCCAACGGAGCCGGCAAGTCCACGCTGATCAAGATTCTGCTGGGACTGTCCCCCGCCACCGAGGGCCGTGCCGCCGTGCTCGGGCTCGACGTCTCCACGCATGGCAGCGCCATCCGTGAGCGCGTCGGCTACATGCCCGAGCACGACTGCCTGCCGCCCGACGTCTCGGCCACCGAGTTCGTCGTACACATGGCGCGCATGTCCGGGCTGCCCCCGACCGCCGCCCGTGAACGGACCGCCGACACCCTGCGCCACGTGGGCCTGTACGAGGAGCGCTACCGTCCCATCGGCGGCTACTCGACGGGCATGAAGCAGCGGGTCAAGCTGGCCCAGGCGCTCGTCCACGACCCCCAGTTGGTGCTGCTCGACGAGCCCACCAACGGCCTCGACCCGGTCGGTCGCGACGAGATGCTCGGCCTGATCCGCCGCATCCACACCGACTTCGGGATCTCGGTCCTGGTCACCTCCCACCTCCTCGGAGAGCTGGAGCGGACCTGCGACCACGTCGTGGTCGTCGACGGCGGCAAGCTCCTGCGTTCCAGTTCCACCAGCGACTTCATGCAGAGCACCACGACCCTGGCGGTCGAGGTCACCGACTCCGACACCCACCCGGACGGCACCGCCGCGCTGCGCAAGGCGCTCACCGCGGCGGGCATCATCCTGCAGGTGGGCGAGGAGCAGGGCCTGCCCGGCGCCGGCCACGTCCTCCTCGTCGAGGCGACGGGCGAGGAGACGTACGACACGGTCCGCGACACCGTCGCAGACCTGGGTATCGGTCTGGTCCGCATGGAGCAGCGCCGCCACCACATCGCGGAGGTCTTCCGCGACAACGACCCGTCCGCGCCGCCCGCCCCGCAGGTGCGGCCCACCCAGCAGAAGGGAGCCGGTTCCGATGGCGCCTGA
- a CDS encoding ABC transporter permease subunit translates to MAPDTSTQIHNIGYRSYDGPRLGRAYARKSLFSQSLRGAYGLGRSAKSKVLPMLLFAVMCVPALIIVAVAIAVPGSTELPIKYTTYALTTQVIIGLYLASQAPQSVSRDLRFKTVPLYFSRPIERVDYVVAKFAAMASALFILTATPLLIMYVGSLLAKFDFGDQTEGFGQGLASVLLLSLLFAGLGLVMAALTPRRGFGVAAIIAVLVIPYGAVTAVQGIAYNTGSTGAIDWLGLFSPITLIDGIQTAFLNGTSAFPGGEGPTAGIGFVYLLVALGLIAGSYAALMARYRKAGL, encoded by the coding sequence ATGGCGCCTGACACCTCGACCCAGATCCACAACATCGGCTACCGGTCCTACGACGGCCCCCGGCTCGGCCGTGCCTACGCGCGCAAGTCGCTGTTCTCGCAGTCGCTGCGCGGCGCGTACGGCCTCGGTCGCTCGGCCAAGTCCAAAGTGCTGCCGATGCTCCTCTTCGCGGTGATGTGCGTTCCCGCACTGATCATCGTCGCGGTGGCCATCGCGGTGCCCGGCTCCACCGAGCTGCCGATCAAGTACACGACGTACGCCCTGACCACCCAGGTGATCATCGGCCTGTACCTCGCCTCCCAGGCCCCGCAGTCGGTCTCCCGGGACCTGCGCTTCAAGACGGTGCCGCTGTACTTCTCGCGGCCCATCGAGCGCGTGGACTACGTCGTGGCCAAGTTCGCGGCCATGGCCTCGGCCCTGTTCATCCTCACCGCCACCCCGCTGCTGATCATGTACGTCGGCTCGCTGCTCGCGAAGTTCGACTTCGGGGACCAGACCGAGGGCTTCGGGCAGGGCCTGGCCTCCGTACTGCTCCTGTCGCTGCTCTTCGCCGGCCTCGGCCTGGTCATGGCCGCACTGACCCCGCGTCGCGGGTTCGGCGTCGCCGCCATCATCGCCGTGCTGGTGATCCCGTACGGAGCGGTGACCGCCGTACAGGGCATCGCGTACAACACCGGCTCCACCGGCGCCATCGACTGGCTGGGCCTGTTCTCCCCGATCACCCTGATCGACGGCATCCAGACAGCCTTCCTCAACGGCACCTCCGCCTTCCCCGGCGGCGAAGGCCCCACGGCCGGCATCGGCTTCGTCTACCTGCTCGTCGCCCTCGGGCTCATCGCCGGCTCCTACGCCGCCCTGATGGCCCGCTACCGGAAGGCCGGGCTGTGA
- a CDS encoding ABC transporter ATP-binding protein — MTIIDIDHTSRWFGNVVAVNDVTMRIGPGVTGLLGPNGAGKSTLINMMGGFLAPSTGTVTLDGTPIWRNEQVYKQIGVVPEREAMYDFLTGREFVVANAELHGLDDAAAQRALATVEMEYAQDRKIATYSKGMRQRVKMASALVHEPSVLLLDEPFNGMDPRQRMQLMDLLRRMGDEGRTVLFSSHILEEVEQLASHIEVVVAGRHAASGDFRKIRRLMTDRPHRYLIRSSDDRVLAAALIADPSTAGIEVDLKEGVLRVQAVDFGRFTELLPRVAREHGIRLLTVSPSDESLESVFSYLVAA; from the coding sequence GTGACCATCATCGACATCGACCACACCTCCCGCTGGTTCGGGAACGTCGTCGCCGTCAACGACGTGACCATGCGCATCGGCCCGGGTGTCACCGGCCTCCTCGGTCCCAACGGTGCGGGCAAGTCCACGCTCATCAACATGATGGGCGGCTTCCTGGCCCCCTCCACCGGCACGGTCACTCTCGACGGGACGCCGATCTGGCGCAACGAGCAGGTCTACAAGCAGATCGGTGTCGTGCCCGAGCGCGAGGCCATGTACGACTTCCTCACCGGCCGCGAGTTCGTCGTCGCCAACGCCGAACTCCACGGACTCGACGACGCGGCCGCCCAGCGGGCCCTGGCCACCGTCGAGATGGAGTACGCCCAGGACCGCAAGATCGCCACGTACTCCAAGGGCATGCGCCAGCGCGTCAAGATGGCCTCCGCCCTCGTCCACGAGCCGTCGGTGCTGCTCCTCGACGAGCCGTTCAACGGCATGGACCCGCGTCAGCGCATGCAGCTCATGGATCTGCTGAGGCGCATGGGCGACGAGGGCCGCACCGTGCTCTTCTCCTCCCACATCCTGGAGGAGGTCGAGCAGCTCGCCTCCCACATCGAGGTGGTCGTGGCCGGCCGGCACGCGGCCTCCGGTGACTTCCGCAAGATCCGTCGCCTGATGACGGACCGTCCGCACCGCTACCTGATCCGTTCCTCCGACGACCGGGTCCTTGCCGCGGCCCTGATCGCCGACCCGTCCACCGCCGGTATCGAGGTCGACCTGAAGGAAGGCGTCCTGCGCGTCCAGGCCGTCGACTTCGGTCGCTTCACCGAGCTGCTGCCGCGGGTCGCCCGCGAGCACGGCATCCGGCTGCTGACGGTCTCGCCCTCCGACGAGTCCCTCGAGTCGGTCTTCTCCTACCTCGTCGCGGCCTGA
- a CDS encoding ABC transporter permease, producing MYNPTVARLTYRALLGRRRALILFALPALLIVLSIAVRAFTGLDDKVAADLLGGFALATMVPLIGVIAGTGAIGPEIDDGSIVYLLSKPVKRPTIIMTKLIVAIAVTMVFSAIPTLIAGFILNGNGQQIAVAYTVAALVASIAYSALFLLLGTVSRHAVVFGLVYALIWESLFGSLVSGAKTLSVQQWSLALAEKVAGEGYVDATVGLPTASVLLVVVTVGATVYAGQKLRRLTLAGDE from the coding sequence ATGTACAACCCCACTGTCGCCCGGCTCACCTACCGGGCCCTGCTCGGCCGCCGCCGCGCGCTGATCCTCTTCGCGCTGCCCGCCCTGCTGATCGTCCTCAGCATCGCCGTCCGCGCCTTCACCGGCCTGGACGACAAGGTCGCCGCCGATCTGCTCGGCGGATTCGCCCTCGCGACGATGGTCCCGCTGATCGGCGTCATCGCCGGCACCGGCGCCATCGGCCCCGAGATCGACGACGGCTCGATCGTCTACCTGCTCTCCAAGCCGGTGAAACGACCGACGATCATCATGACCAAGCTGATCGTCGCCATCGCGGTCACGATGGTGTTCTCCGCGATCCCCACCCTGATCGCGGGCTTCATCCTCAACGGCAACGGTCAGCAGATCGCCGTCGCCTACACCGTGGCCGCCCTCGTCGCCTCGATCGCCTACAGCGCGCTGTTCCTGCTGCTGGGCACCGTCAGCCGGCACGCCGTCGTCTTCGGTCTGGTCTACGCCCTGATCTGGGAGTCCCTCTTCGGCAGCCTGGTCTCCGGGGCGAAGACGCTGAGCGTCCAGCAGTGGTCCCTGGCCCTGGCCGAGAAGGTCGCCGGCGAGGGGTACGTCGACGCCACCGTGGGCCTGCCCACCGCCTCGGTACTGCTCGTCGTGGTCACCGTCGGGGCCACCGTCTACGCGGGCCAGAAGCTGCGTCGCCTCACCCTCGCGGGCGACGAGTAG
- a CDS encoding rhomboid-like protein — MMPHAEPEPSRPLWSWIRSSPGTHIWLLIIAVTSVVVVIAPDHLDHVLLHRNSSNIHELTRHPIRALLSSAFWIENPASLALYAALFELFQAPVERWLGTLRWLVIIATAHITATLVSQKLVLMAIQDHRAPRSMVHVVDIGVSYGLAAAAGVLTYRLPGPWRWLYLAGVVAFFGIPLISGGTFTDLGHAIALAVGLLAWPLTRHPHPTRVSRET; from the coding sequence ATGATGCCGCACGCCGAGCCCGAGCCCTCCAGGCCGCTGTGGTCCTGGATACGCTCCTCGCCCGGTACGCACATCTGGCTTTTGATCATCGCTGTCACCAGTGTGGTCGTGGTGATCGCTCCCGATCATCTGGACCACGTCCTGCTGCACCGCAACAGCAGCAACATTCACGAGCTCACCCGGCACCCCATTCGCGCCCTGCTCTCCAGCGCGTTCTGGATCGAGAACCCGGCCTCGCTCGCCCTGTACGCGGCGCTCTTCGAGCTCTTCCAGGCTCCCGTCGAACGCTGGCTCGGCACCCTGCGCTGGCTCGTGATCATCGCGACCGCCCACATCACCGCCACCCTGGTCAGCCAGAAGCTGGTGCTGATGGCCATCCAGGACCACCGGGCCCCGCGCAGCATGGTCCACGTCGTCGACATCGGCGTCAGCTACGGACTCGCCGCGGCCGCCGGAGTCCTGACCTACCGGCTGCCCGGCCCGTGGAGATGGCTCTACCTCGCGGGAGTCGTCGCCTTCTTCGGCATCCCCCTCATCAGCGGCGGAACCTTCACCGACCTCGGACACGCCATCGCGCTGGCGGTCGGCCTGCTGGCCTGGCCGCTGACCCGGCATCCACACCCCACCCGTGTTTCACGTGAAACATGA